One Mugil cephalus isolate CIBA_MC_2020 chromosome 22, CIBA_Mcephalus_1.1, whole genome shotgun sequence genomic window carries:
- the pfkfb3 gene encoding 6-phosphofructo-2-kinase/fructose-2,6-bisphosphatase 3 isoform X1 → MPRELTQNRIQKIWVPTKDDKRRAAGAPHFVNPPTVIVMVGLPARGKTYMSKKLTRYLNWIGMPTKVFNVGEYRREAVKNYSSYDFFKPDNECAVKIRQQCALAALRDVKSYLKDEGGQVAVFDATNTTRERRDMILQFGDENGFKVFFIESVCDDPSVIASNIMEVKVSCPDYRDCNKTDAMLDFQRRIECYKTSYQPLDPDQYDRDHSFIKVIDVGRRFLVNQIQDHIQSKIVYYLMNIHVQPRTIYLCRHGESTDNLEGRLGGDSGLSPRGKQFSAALARFVEEQKLKDLKVWTSQLCRSIQTAEHLGVPYEQWKALNEIDAGMCEEMTYDEVKEKFPEEFCLRDEDKYYYRYPAGESYQDLVQRVEPVIMALERQENVLVICHQAVMRCLLAYFLDKSADEMTYLKCPLHTVLKLTPVAYGCKVESISLNVEAVNTHRDRPEEVKRGPGTLIRRNSVTPLTSPESNIKKPRIDDLDEAPIQELPPSVASLALCSPSHLPLALAGQHWLGKVCLCTILNYLKVVALVLQRT, encoded by the exons ATGCCCAGAGAGCTCACCCAGAACAGGATCCAAAAGATCTGGGTTCCCACCAAGGATGACAAGCGACGAG cagctggcgCCCCCCACTTCGTCAACCCACCCACCGTCATCGTGATGGTGGGTCTGCCCGCTCGAGGCAAGACGTACATGTCCAAAAAACTCACCCGCTACCTCAACTGGATCGGCATGCCCACCAAAG tctTCAACGTTGGAGAGTATCGCAGGGAGGCTGTCAAGAACTACAGCTCCTACGACTTCTTCAAGCCCGACAACGAGTGTGCTGTGAAAATCAGACA GCAGTGTGCCTTAGCAGCCTTGAGGGATGTCAAGTCCTACCTGAAGGACGAGGGAGGCCAAGTGGCG GTGTTTGACGCCACTAACACGACAAGGGAGAGACGAGACATGATCCTCCAGTTTGGCGATGAGAATGGCTTCAAG GTCTTTTTCATCGAGTCTGTGTGTGACGATCCCAGCGTCATCGCCTCGAACATCATG GAAGTGAAGGTGTCCTGTCCGGACTACCGGGACTGCAACAAGACGGACGCCATGCTGGATTTCCAGAGGAGAATTGAATGTTACAAAACCAGCTACCAACCTCTGGATCCCGACCAGTACGACAG GGATCACTCCTTCATCAAGGTAATAGATGTTGGTCGCCGCTTTCTCGTCAACCAGATCCAGGATCACATTCAGAGCAAGATCGTCTACTACTTGATGAACATCCACGTCCAGCCACGAACCATCTACCTGTGTCGACACGGAGAGAGCACGGACAACCTGGAGGGGCGGCTGGGTGGGGACTCTGGCCTCTCGCCACGTGGCAAACAG TTTTCAGCTGCCCTGGCTCGATTTGTCGAGGAGCAGAAGCTGAAGGACCTGAAGGTCTGGACCAGTCAGCTGTGCCGCAGCATCCAGACCGCCGAGCACCTGGGGGTCCCATACGAGCAGTGGAAGGCTCTCAATGAGATCGATGCT GGCATGTGCGAGGAGATGACATACGACGAAGTGAAGGAGAAATTCCCGGAAGAGTTTTGTCTGAGAGATGAAGACAAATACTACTACCGCTACCCTGCCGGAGAG TCCTACCAGGATCTGGTTCAGCGGGTGGAACCGGTCATTATGGCGCTGGAGAGGCAGGAGAATGTTTTGGTTATCTGCCACCAGGCCGTCATGCGCTGCCTACTCGCCTACTTCCTGGATAAGAGCGCAG ATGAGATGACCTACTTGAAGTGCCCCCTCCACACGGTGCTGAAGCTCACCCCGGTGGCTTACGGGTGCAAAGTGGAGTCCATTTCTCTGAATGTGGAGGCAGTCAACACCCACAGAGACCGACCAGAG GAGGTTAAGAGGGGTCCTGGCACTTTGATCAGGAGGAACAGCGTGACTCCTCTGACCAGCCCAGAGTCTAACATCAAGAAACCACGCATCGATGACCTGGACGAGGCTCCCATCCAGGAGCTGCCCCCTTCTGTTGCCTCTCTGGCCCTCTGCAGCCCCTCACACCTCCCTCTGGCTCTGGCTGGACAG CACTGGCTGGGCAAAGTTTGCCT ATGCACCATCCTGAACTATCTAAAGGTGGTTGCGCTTGTGTTACAAAG
- the pfkfb3 gene encoding 6-phosphofructo-2-kinase/fructose-2,6-bisphosphatase 3 isoform X4: protein MPRELTQNRIQKIWVPTKDDKRRAAGAPHFVNPPTVIVMVGLPARGKTYMSKKLTRYLNWIGMPTKVFNVGEYRREAVKNYSSYDFFKPDNECAVKIRQQCALAALRDVKSYLKDEGGQVAVFDATNTTRERRDMILQFGDENGFKVFFIESVCDDPSVIASNIMEVKVSCPDYRDCNKTDAMLDFQRRIECYKTSYQPLDPDQYDRDHSFIKVIDVGRRFLVNQIQDHIQSKIVYYLMNIHVQPRTIYLCRHGESTDNLEGRLGGDSGLSPRGKQFSAALARFVEEQKLKDLKVWTSQLCRSIQTAEHLGVPYEQWKALNEIDAGMCEEMTYDEVKEKFPEEFCLRDEDKYYYRYPAGESYQDLVQRVEPVIMALERQENVLVICHQAVMRCLLAYFLDKSADEMTYLKCPLHTVLKLTPVAYGCKVESISLNVEAVNTHRDRPEEVKRGPGTLIRRNSVTPLTSPESNIKKPRIDDLDEAPIQELPPSVASLALCSPSHLPLALAGQHWLGKVCLT from the exons ATGCCCAGAGAGCTCACCCAGAACAGGATCCAAAAGATCTGGGTTCCCACCAAGGATGACAAGCGACGAG cagctggcgCCCCCCACTTCGTCAACCCACCCACCGTCATCGTGATGGTGGGTCTGCCCGCTCGAGGCAAGACGTACATGTCCAAAAAACTCACCCGCTACCTCAACTGGATCGGCATGCCCACCAAAG tctTCAACGTTGGAGAGTATCGCAGGGAGGCTGTCAAGAACTACAGCTCCTACGACTTCTTCAAGCCCGACAACGAGTGTGCTGTGAAAATCAGACA GCAGTGTGCCTTAGCAGCCTTGAGGGATGTCAAGTCCTACCTGAAGGACGAGGGAGGCCAAGTGGCG GTGTTTGACGCCACTAACACGACAAGGGAGAGACGAGACATGATCCTCCAGTTTGGCGATGAGAATGGCTTCAAG GTCTTTTTCATCGAGTCTGTGTGTGACGATCCCAGCGTCATCGCCTCGAACATCATG GAAGTGAAGGTGTCCTGTCCGGACTACCGGGACTGCAACAAGACGGACGCCATGCTGGATTTCCAGAGGAGAATTGAATGTTACAAAACCAGCTACCAACCTCTGGATCCCGACCAGTACGACAG GGATCACTCCTTCATCAAGGTAATAGATGTTGGTCGCCGCTTTCTCGTCAACCAGATCCAGGATCACATTCAGAGCAAGATCGTCTACTACTTGATGAACATCCACGTCCAGCCACGAACCATCTACCTGTGTCGACACGGAGAGAGCACGGACAACCTGGAGGGGCGGCTGGGTGGGGACTCTGGCCTCTCGCCACGTGGCAAACAG TTTTCAGCTGCCCTGGCTCGATTTGTCGAGGAGCAGAAGCTGAAGGACCTGAAGGTCTGGACCAGTCAGCTGTGCCGCAGCATCCAGACCGCCGAGCACCTGGGGGTCCCATACGAGCAGTGGAAGGCTCTCAATGAGATCGATGCT GGCATGTGCGAGGAGATGACATACGACGAAGTGAAGGAGAAATTCCCGGAAGAGTTTTGTCTGAGAGATGAAGACAAATACTACTACCGCTACCCTGCCGGAGAG TCCTACCAGGATCTGGTTCAGCGGGTGGAACCGGTCATTATGGCGCTGGAGAGGCAGGAGAATGTTTTGGTTATCTGCCACCAGGCCGTCATGCGCTGCCTACTCGCCTACTTCCTGGATAAGAGCGCAG ATGAGATGACCTACTTGAAGTGCCCCCTCCACACGGTGCTGAAGCTCACCCCGGTGGCTTACGGGTGCAAAGTGGAGTCCATTTCTCTGAATGTGGAGGCAGTCAACACCCACAGAGACCGACCAGAG GAGGTTAAGAGGGGTCCTGGCACTTTGATCAGGAGGAACAGCGTGACTCCTCTGACCAGCCCAGAGTCTAACATCAAGAAACCACGCATCGATGACCTGGACGAGGCTCCCATCCAGGAGCTGCCCCCTTCTGTTGCCTCTCTGGCCCTCTGCAGCCCCTCACACCTCCCTCTGGCTCTGGCTGGACAG CACTGGCTGGGCAAAGTTTGCCT
- the pfkfb3 gene encoding 6-phosphofructo-2-kinase/fructose-2,6-bisphosphatase 3 isoform X2 yields the protein MPRELTQNRIQKIWVPTKDDKRRAGAPHFVNPPTVIVMVGLPARGKTYMSKKLTRYLNWIGMPTKVFNVGEYRREAVKNYSSYDFFKPDNECAVKIRQQCALAALRDVKSYLKDEGGQVAVFDATNTTRERRDMILQFGDENGFKVFFIESVCDDPSVIASNIMEVKVSCPDYRDCNKTDAMLDFQRRIECYKTSYQPLDPDQYDRDHSFIKVIDVGRRFLVNQIQDHIQSKIVYYLMNIHVQPRTIYLCRHGESTDNLEGRLGGDSGLSPRGKQFSAALARFVEEQKLKDLKVWTSQLCRSIQTAEHLGVPYEQWKALNEIDAGMCEEMTYDEVKEKFPEEFCLRDEDKYYYRYPAGESYQDLVQRVEPVIMALERQENVLVICHQAVMRCLLAYFLDKSADEMTYLKCPLHTVLKLTPVAYGCKVESISLNVEAVNTHRDRPEEVKRGPGTLIRRNSVTPLTSPESNIKKPRIDDLDEAPIQELPPSVASLALCSPSHLPLALAGQHWLGKVCLCTILNYLKVVALVLQRT from the exons ATGCCCAGAGAGCTCACCCAGAACAGGATCCAAAAGATCTGGGTTCCCACCAAGGATGACAAGCGACGAG ctggcgCCCCCCACTTCGTCAACCCACCCACCGTCATCGTGATGGTGGGTCTGCCCGCTCGAGGCAAGACGTACATGTCCAAAAAACTCACCCGCTACCTCAACTGGATCGGCATGCCCACCAAAG tctTCAACGTTGGAGAGTATCGCAGGGAGGCTGTCAAGAACTACAGCTCCTACGACTTCTTCAAGCCCGACAACGAGTGTGCTGTGAAAATCAGACA GCAGTGTGCCTTAGCAGCCTTGAGGGATGTCAAGTCCTACCTGAAGGACGAGGGAGGCCAAGTGGCG GTGTTTGACGCCACTAACACGACAAGGGAGAGACGAGACATGATCCTCCAGTTTGGCGATGAGAATGGCTTCAAG GTCTTTTTCATCGAGTCTGTGTGTGACGATCCCAGCGTCATCGCCTCGAACATCATG GAAGTGAAGGTGTCCTGTCCGGACTACCGGGACTGCAACAAGACGGACGCCATGCTGGATTTCCAGAGGAGAATTGAATGTTACAAAACCAGCTACCAACCTCTGGATCCCGACCAGTACGACAG GGATCACTCCTTCATCAAGGTAATAGATGTTGGTCGCCGCTTTCTCGTCAACCAGATCCAGGATCACATTCAGAGCAAGATCGTCTACTACTTGATGAACATCCACGTCCAGCCACGAACCATCTACCTGTGTCGACACGGAGAGAGCACGGACAACCTGGAGGGGCGGCTGGGTGGGGACTCTGGCCTCTCGCCACGTGGCAAACAG TTTTCAGCTGCCCTGGCTCGATTTGTCGAGGAGCAGAAGCTGAAGGACCTGAAGGTCTGGACCAGTCAGCTGTGCCGCAGCATCCAGACCGCCGAGCACCTGGGGGTCCCATACGAGCAGTGGAAGGCTCTCAATGAGATCGATGCT GGCATGTGCGAGGAGATGACATACGACGAAGTGAAGGAGAAATTCCCGGAAGAGTTTTGTCTGAGAGATGAAGACAAATACTACTACCGCTACCCTGCCGGAGAG TCCTACCAGGATCTGGTTCAGCGGGTGGAACCGGTCATTATGGCGCTGGAGAGGCAGGAGAATGTTTTGGTTATCTGCCACCAGGCCGTCATGCGCTGCCTACTCGCCTACTTCCTGGATAAGAGCGCAG ATGAGATGACCTACTTGAAGTGCCCCCTCCACACGGTGCTGAAGCTCACCCCGGTGGCTTACGGGTGCAAAGTGGAGTCCATTTCTCTGAATGTGGAGGCAGTCAACACCCACAGAGACCGACCAGAG GAGGTTAAGAGGGGTCCTGGCACTTTGATCAGGAGGAACAGCGTGACTCCTCTGACCAGCCCAGAGTCTAACATCAAGAAACCACGCATCGATGACCTGGACGAGGCTCCCATCCAGGAGCTGCCCCCTTCTGTTGCCTCTCTGGCCCTCTGCAGCCCCTCACACCTCCCTCTGGCTCTGGCTGGACAG CACTGGCTGGGCAAAGTTTGCCT ATGCACCATCCTGAACTATCTAAAGGTGGTTGCGCTTGTGTTACAAAG
- the pfkfb3 gene encoding 6-phosphofructo-2-kinase/fructose-2,6-bisphosphatase 3 isoform X3, whose amino-acid sequence MPRELTQNRIQKIWVPTKDDKRRAAGAPHFVNPPTVIVMVGLPARGKTYMSKKLTRYLNWIGMPTKVFNVGEYRREAVKNYSSYDFFKPDNECAVKIRQQCALAALRDVKSYLKDEGGQVAVFDATNTTRERRDMILQFGDENGFKVFFIESVCDDPSVIASNIMEVKVSCPDYRDCNKTDAMLDFQRRIECYKTSYQPLDPDQYDRDHSFIKVIDVGRRFLVNQIQDHIQSKIVYYLMNIHVQPRTIYLCRHGESTDNLEGRLGGDSGLSPRGKQFSAALARFVEEQKLKDLKVWTSQLCRSIQTAEHLGVPYEQWKALNEIDAGMCEEMTYDEVKEKFPEEFCLRDEDKYYYRYPAGESYQDLVQRVEPVIMALERQENVLVICHQAVMRCLLAYFLDKSADEMTYLKCPLHTVLKLTPVAYGCKVESISLNVEAVNTHRDRPEEVKRGPGTLIRRNSVTPLTSPESNIKKPRIDDLDEAPIQELPPSVASLALCSPSHLPLALAGQNLRRSSSGRREVLQPCQ is encoded by the exons ATGCCCAGAGAGCTCACCCAGAACAGGATCCAAAAGATCTGGGTTCCCACCAAGGATGACAAGCGACGAG cagctggcgCCCCCCACTTCGTCAACCCACCCACCGTCATCGTGATGGTGGGTCTGCCCGCTCGAGGCAAGACGTACATGTCCAAAAAACTCACCCGCTACCTCAACTGGATCGGCATGCCCACCAAAG tctTCAACGTTGGAGAGTATCGCAGGGAGGCTGTCAAGAACTACAGCTCCTACGACTTCTTCAAGCCCGACAACGAGTGTGCTGTGAAAATCAGACA GCAGTGTGCCTTAGCAGCCTTGAGGGATGTCAAGTCCTACCTGAAGGACGAGGGAGGCCAAGTGGCG GTGTTTGACGCCACTAACACGACAAGGGAGAGACGAGACATGATCCTCCAGTTTGGCGATGAGAATGGCTTCAAG GTCTTTTTCATCGAGTCTGTGTGTGACGATCCCAGCGTCATCGCCTCGAACATCATG GAAGTGAAGGTGTCCTGTCCGGACTACCGGGACTGCAACAAGACGGACGCCATGCTGGATTTCCAGAGGAGAATTGAATGTTACAAAACCAGCTACCAACCTCTGGATCCCGACCAGTACGACAG GGATCACTCCTTCATCAAGGTAATAGATGTTGGTCGCCGCTTTCTCGTCAACCAGATCCAGGATCACATTCAGAGCAAGATCGTCTACTACTTGATGAACATCCACGTCCAGCCACGAACCATCTACCTGTGTCGACACGGAGAGAGCACGGACAACCTGGAGGGGCGGCTGGGTGGGGACTCTGGCCTCTCGCCACGTGGCAAACAG TTTTCAGCTGCCCTGGCTCGATTTGTCGAGGAGCAGAAGCTGAAGGACCTGAAGGTCTGGACCAGTCAGCTGTGCCGCAGCATCCAGACCGCCGAGCACCTGGGGGTCCCATACGAGCAGTGGAAGGCTCTCAATGAGATCGATGCT GGCATGTGCGAGGAGATGACATACGACGAAGTGAAGGAGAAATTCCCGGAAGAGTTTTGTCTGAGAGATGAAGACAAATACTACTACCGCTACCCTGCCGGAGAG TCCTACCAGGATCTGGTTCAGCGGGTGGAACCGGTCATTATGGCGCTGGAGAGGCAGGAGAATGTTTTGGTTATCTGCCACCAGGCCGTCATGCGCTGCCTACTCGCCTACTTCCTGGATAAGAGCGCAG ATGAGATGACCTACTTGAAGTGCCCCCTCCACACGGTGCTGAAGCTCACCCCGGTGGCTTACGGGTGCAAAGTGGAGTCCATTTCTCTGAATGTGGAGGCAGTCAACACCCACAGAGACCGACCAGAG GAGGTTAAGAGGGGTCCTGGCACTTTGATCAGGAGGAACAGCGTGACTCCTCTGACCAGCCCAGAGTCTAACATCAAGAAACCACGCATCGATGACCTGGACGAGGCTCCCATCCAGGAGCTGCCCCCTTCTGTTGCCTCTCTGGCCCTCTGCAGCCCCTCACACCTCCCTCTGGCTCTGGCTGGACAG